The Deinococcus planocerae genome has a window encoding:
- a CDS encoding DUF4129 domain-containing protein: ARQGDGGGPPAGAPGGPASPGDGTAPQTGSEAASLLGGPWLWWLSLLVFAVFTALAGAVFWLALRFRPPTGGDENGPDATPATSPPPGEEAPHRVRAAYRAALTALGGVGLGRAGSETPAEHAGRAALALPDLAGPLGLLVAAYAPVRYGGRVTDEDADAAEEAARRVADLAAGARPTQATTEGGTP, from the coding sequence CGGCGCGGCAGGGCGACGGGGGCGGCCCGCCCGCGGGGGCCCCCGGCGGCCCGGCGTCCCCCGGGGACGGGACCGCCCCGCAGACGGGGAGCGAGGCCGCCTCCCTGCTGGGCGGGCCCTGGCTGTGGTGGCTGAGCCTGCTCGTCTTCGCGGTGTTCACGGCGCTGGCGGGAGCCGTCTTCTGGCTCGCGCTGCGCTTCCGGCCCCCCACCGGAGGGGACGAGAATGGTCCCGACGCCACGCCCGCCACCTCCCCACCCCCCGGCGAGGAGGCGCCCCACCGCGTCCGCGCCGCGTACCGGGCGGCCCTGACGGCGCTGGGTGGAGTCGGCCTGGGCCGCGCGGGCTCCGAGACCCCCGCCGAACACGCGGGCCGCGCCGCCCTCGCCCTGCCGGACCTCGCCGGGCCGCTGGGCCTGCTCGTCGCCGCCTACGCGCCCGTGCGCTACGGGGGCCGCGTGACGGACGAGGACGCGGACGCTGCGGAAGAGGCCGCCCGCCGGGTCGCGGACCTCGCGGCGGGCGCCCGTCCAACCCAGGCGACGACAGAAGGCGGAACCCCATGA
- a CDS encoding AAA family ATPase, with amino-acid sequence MTNEALSPVQPFARRILDNVARVLVGKKDVTRLALAGLLAGGHLLLEDAPGTGKTMLARALALSLGLGFRRVQFTPDLLPSDVTGVSVYRPASGEFEFVPGPIFTGLLLADEINRATPKTQSALLEAMGEGQVTESGVTHVLRRPFVVVATQNPVEHEGTYRLPEAQLDRFLLKLSVGYPTLEEEVRLLARLQGEHPIETLGPVATPADLLAAQGAARRVRVADDLRRYAAALSARTRAHGQVALGGGPRASLALQGVAQALAALHGRDFVLPDDVKAAAPGVLAHRLSLRVEARLAGVRPEEVVADVLRQEPVPAEPVGHSL; translated from the coding sequence ATGACGAACGAAGCACTCTCCCCGGTCCAACCCTTCGCCCGCCGCATCCTCGACAACGTGGCGCGGGTGCTCGTCGGCAAGAAGGACGTGACGCGGCTCGCGCTGGCGGGCCTCCTCGCGGGCGGTCACCTCCTCCTCGAAGACGCCCCCGGCACCGGGAAGACGATGCTCGCGCGGGCGCTGGCCCTGTCTCTGGGGCTGGGCTTCCGCCGGGTGCAGTTCACCCCCGACCTGCTGCCGAGCGACGTGACGGGCGTGAGCGTGTACCGCCCCGCCTCCGGCGAGTTCGAGTTCGTGCCCGGCCCCATCTTCACCGGCCTGCTCCTCGCCGACGAGATCAACCGCGCCACCCCCAAAACCCAGTCCGCCCTGCTGGAGGCGATGGGCGAGGGGCAGGTCACCGAGTCGGGCGTCACCCACGTCCTGCGCAGGCCCTTCGTGGTGGTCGCCACCCAGAACCCGGTCGAGCACGAGGGGACGTACCGACTGCCCGAAGCGCAGCTCGACCGCTTCCTCCTCAAGCTCTCGGTCGGCTATCCCACGCTGGAGGAGGAGGTGCGGCTGCTCGCCCGCCTCCAGGGGGAGCACCCCATCGAGACGCTCGGGCCCGTCGCCACGCCCGCCGACCTGCTCGCGGCTCAGGGGGCCGCGCGCCGGGTGCGGGTGGCGGACGACCTGCGGAGGTACGCGGCGGCCCTGAGCGCCCGCACCCGCGCCCACGGGCAGGTGGCGCTGGGCGGCGGTCCGCGCGCCAGCCTCGCTCTGCAAGGGGTCGCGCAGGCCCTCGCGGCGCTGCACGGGCGGGACTTCGTGCTCCCCGACGACGTGAAGGCCGCCGCCCCCGGCGTGCTCGCCCACCGCCTGAGCCTGCGGGTGGAGGCGCGGCTGGCGGGCGTCCGGCCCGAGGAGGTCGTCGCCGACGTGCTGC